From Branchiostoma floridae strain S238N-H82 chromosome 5, Bfl_VNyyK, whole genome shotgun sequence:
GGTTCTTTTCAACAAATTTTTATCCAAGCTTTAGCTGTTATTGTCTTGTCTCTTAAGTCTGTTTGATGACTTGAAATCACTACATTGTAATTTCTTGGTCTGTCATGGTTGAAGAAATATGTGATTAGATTTTGCACTTCCCATAACAGTAATGtaattttgttcttttgttgaaAGAATACTTCAATGGTAGGTGTTTGCACCCTCTTCTGCTCATCtagttttcttacatttttctcATCCTTCATTTTTATAGATTACaaacattatatacatgtgGTAATACCGTGTGATAATAAAACTTGTTGCGCATAATAGTGCATAAGGGTGTATACAAATTTCTCTATTCTCTTAATATAAAAGTGGGTGCATCATAATCATGCCATTTCACAAGATGCATTAAAATAGATTGTACAGGCAATGCATATGTATATTGTTATGATAAACATCGCATTGAAGTAAAATGATAATAAGCTCAGCAAAACAGCCTTCTTTGAAGGAAAAGATATGAAATGACAATACCACATTCACAGAAATGTTTGGAGTATATGATCTTACAAAATGGTAGAACTGAATAGTAAAACTTAAAAACACGCCTTTTCACCGTGTTATGTAGTTGCCATGTTACAAATTTGCATTGTTCTTCAATACTGAAGAAATGTTCACTAAGTTAAAACCTTTTTATATTCTCAAGTATTTTTGATGATGAAATTCTGACAGAAAGGTTAATAAAACAGATATAATAGGTCCTTCTATATATATCATCAccaaaacacatgtacatcactactTTGCCTGCCTGCATGACTGATTTCCATTCTTTCTCTGGTAATTAAACTTAAATAAGCCAACTCACAGTTCCAGCAACGTAGGTGATTGTGGgtaaggtcaggggtcaaggtcATTCAAATATCCCAGTGAAAATGCTTCAAACATATCTAGACAAAGATATGCACAAACTGAGGAACTTTGGTCTTTGGCCTTAGTCCACAACAATGAATCATAACTGCACATGCGTAGTTGGAAGAGTGAGATGGTTTGATTATTCTCATTAAAAAGACGTTGCTTAACGCCATATGCTTTAGTTGAAACTACTTGGGCACCAGACAGGGTGAGTTGACTTGAGTCTGTTCTTGCTTCCTGACGTCATCAGCGCTGGAGGTCAGATTTCGTTTTCTCCTGAAACAAATATTGTGATGTAGTTTTGTGAATGAAATGTATACAATGATAGTGTCAATAATTCATATGAAGACAGCTAACATGAAATGGCATTAATTCGCAAACGAGGAGATATTATTATTAGGTAACTTAGATATCTGCAAGAGAAATaaagcattaaaaaaatcataaaggCAAATATCGTAAACGACAATATCATGACTTGATTTTATTACCAATATATTGATTTCATGAGAGGAAATGCAGAATGGACGTATTTGTATAGTTGCCAGCTTAAGCACACTTTTTATGCtaatgtaaaatgtacttttctCTGAAAGAAGACAGACCGTGGTTCAAACAAGATTAGATTGAGTTGACATGAATCCATTTTCAATTGGCATTTGATGAACTCATGAGATTTCGGTCAATCGCGACAAGGGAATTCACAGTCGTTACATACTTATTTGTTACACTGTCCTGTTTCTGTAAGCTTACCACACACAGAGAAGTACTACTGTATAACACAAACCTCACtaaaaagtggcctgcaggccaatttgagctttcacgaataaacaaaggttcaaacaaaacaaaacaaacaaacaaacaagaagcaGCAGACAAGATCCCCACCTTTCTGTGCACGTGCGTCTTCAGAGTTGCGCCTTGCCGTGGCCATCTTGATCTGAGAGATGACGGCAGACGGCGGCCACAGCTTCCACTTCCGCTGCTTCAGCTCCTCGCGGAGGTGGGAGTCCAGCAGGGCCTGGTAGATGAACACGTACTGAGCCTGGAGGGAGACAAAGAAGGAATAGATGGAATTGATGGagaagaacttaattgcacgataattgtacatggtacaacgTATGgtaacaactattacacagagtATGGAGTATAGACACAGGAACAGTATTTGGTCTTTGTTCCAATCATGACATCAAGTAAAGTACTAAGTGAAAACGCTCTTTAGCATAACATCTGACCAGTAATGTCTCATCTGCTTGATGATATGTTTCAATTTTTTGGCTCAGGAATTTTGGGTCAGAGCTTCTTACGAGTGCTGCTTCTGAGCCACACGAGATTTTACTGGTTTTGTATTAGAAAACTCAAATATATTCTATTAGTCTGCGTAgaacaaactctgctgtccagggcagTAACTGGTCCCTCTAGGAGGCTGGCCGGATGATGGACGGGCTGCAATAAGTGAGAAAtcagatttaatcaggctaatatTTTACCTACCTGATGAAATTACTTAAGGAAGCAAACCAAATGTTCCCGTACCTTTGCCTGCACCATGAAGCTGCGGTTGCGGCGCATCTTGGACACGTAGCCGAACACGTCAACCTGCTTCTCCACGGCCATCATCTCCAACATGGCGTCGATGGTGATGAACGTCCCAGTACGGCCCACTCCGGCGCTGGTGAGGGGCAAAGAACGGTAATAAGAAAGAatttcacgggtcttagtggcaagtgtgtagatgttgacacactggcagcaaaTCCATAGTGTTATTGGCACTTTTAGACATATTAGACACAGTCCTTGTCTTGAAAGAAGAGTTTATGTCATCATGACTCACCAACACAACTTTGATTATCATTATAGCAGTTAAATCAGCTATGCAGAAAGGCTGCATTGTGTTAAAGGTGAAGTTAAGAAAGCATATcgaaccctctccttccaccacatTCACATCTCCAAGCAAAGTAATCTCATCATTTACACATTAAACATGTAGTGGATCCTGGAAAGTATTCTTACCAGTGACTTCTCTATCGatcctatacatgtatctcaccaAATCACCAGGccacacacaacaaaaacactttctCATTTCATGAGGAAAAGTGACATTCAGTCACCTGCAGTGCACGACTATGGGGTGGTTCTGGGGCCGAGGGCACACCGACTTCATCACGATCTGATGGAACTTCAGCAGGTCAGTGGGGTCATCGGGAACGCCGAAGTCAGGCCAGGCCAGGAAATGGAACTGAGTCACCTCGCGTCGTGCTGTGACGTTATCCTGAaggagaaaaatgttttttttggaacatacatgaaatatacaaatataaagACATGAAGACGAAGTGACGGCGGATTCAAGTTGTATGCAACTTATTTTAGCGCCGCCacttattttgaaaatgataattagacagatatatataaataaataactaATAACTAATGATACATTAGACAGGGctataatgaataaataactaaatatgtatatatatatgtacatgtaaatacataatGTGCGTGACTGTGAGTAGACCCCCTCTGCCGGTAGAAAGATAAAGCAGAGAATGGTACCTGAACTTAAAAACGATTTGTAGATGTGATGTTGTATTGCGTGGCTGACATGTTACAATTGACTTGTTTCCATATCTAGTAAACCTTCTAATCCAGCCTATGGCTTAAAACACCAACTATGAGATGCGATATCAtctttgtagtccgtgaaagatacatataaacatatatgtatattaaaGTATTTTGATCAGCCTTGAAGACCAAGTAGTATCTTTAGCACGTACCTTTGTGAGCAGGAATGTACGTGCGATGTAGAAGTCCATTTTTTCGGTGTCAGTCAGGACGACATGGAACTCTCCGTAAGTCATCATGTCGGTCTCGGACCAGTACTTACACACCTTGTTCTAGGGAGAAGTAGCATGAAAAGTAGTCAGTGGAGGATGTGGGTGAGGATAGGGTAGTGATACGGTTGACGTTAACCAAAATCTTCCCTCACTGTGTCCAATGCTTAAAAAAATAGTCACAATGATTGTGTTGTGTTAGTTATGAGTTAGCTCTGATATTGTTTATTGAGATAATTGATATTATTTGCACTTAGACCAAACattcacacaaaacacatatatatataaacaagcacacacacacaaagctacACGTGGTTTctcacacacttacacacagaagcacgcacacaaacatacaagcatacaaatgacaacaaaaaatcCCCTTTAACTGACAGTATTTAGCTGTTAACATCAAATCTTCCAAATGTTTATTTTATACTAATTTGCAAACAATTTGTAGTGGTTGTTATAAAAATTTAGGTTATGGCATCTTTACCTGGCAGTTCTCCACCAGGTTCGACAACATGAGGATAGTGGAGGACCTGGTCTCCCAGACCATGCGCCAGAAGTCCTGCACGGTGTTCTGCATCGGGCCTGGGAAAGAAGAAGGCAATGACATGGTCATAAAATCACGCAGAAAATCTATAGCTTACCAAAACACCATCTTTACATGCCAACCCTGCAGCAGGAAGTGCAGAAGATCGAGGATTGAACTACACAGCCACATGAGAGCCTGGAGttcagccttgttcactttgGTCCTTCTTTTAATCTCACAACCCTGCCAGCAGTTATTGTTGGCAGGGTAGCGgtcgaccttcgggagcggaccaaagcgaacaaggctggactccggGCTACCACATGAGAGCCTGCAAAGAAGAACAACCTTCCCACCTTTCTTTGGAagcgaagaaacagccatcatcatatCATGCAGaaactattacatgtatgtagatgatAATGGTGATTGTATATCAGAAAATGATTTGGTATCTTATAGTAACAAGCATTATCATAGAGATGTAGATGTTCCATGACATCTTGGCAGGAAATTTAATAGAAAGAGGTTCCAATCGTCATTACATGTAGCAGAGCTAATACCATGTTTGGAGATTTAGAGAAAAGCAGAACAAGAGTTAACATTGAAGAAACGATTTTAAAATCCCCAAAGAGCTAAGAAAAGATTAAGGGAATTGCATGCTGTAGGAGAACATTTCAGATCTTACCTTGAGTTGCAATGTACTTCTTCTCCTCTTTGTAGCcctaagatacaaaatgtaccagaacaaatgaaaacatacatacaaaacagtaGCTCTATTAAGGTTAACAGCAACTGAACAATCTATTGTATGCGTTTTTAATTGTACTTCATTAGAATGCAAGCTAAGAGTAAATGTGTTTAATAGATATCTAGATATCTACAGAACCAATAACTACACAGTACCCAGAATTACAAATTGTAAAATGCTTAAGATCTAATAAGATAATAACTTCTACTTTTTGCCAAAATATCCGGAGAAGCTTCACACTTACGTCGATGTAGGAGGCGTTGATGTAGTCAGACCTCGGATCGCCGCCAACCAGTGACAAAATCACCCTGCTGTGGTCATCTGTtaaaacatgatacaatgtataggATTTTCATATTCTTTATTCTACTTGTTTGACTATAAAGAGCTAACTAAAGGCTCCATTTTCAACAATGTGAACAATTTAAGGGATTTACTGGAATAGCTATGCGTAACAAAAGATGCTATTTGAATACACTTAAAGTGTCCATACAGAAGAGAATACAAAAATGTCAAGATGATTACATAAAGCCCtatgaaattgacaaaaatgatGTGTACAATTAAGCAATTGAGATTCAAATCAAGGACACAAATATAGCGAACATCATTTGACCACCACTTTATTgacatgaaaatgaatgaaaaagctCCACAATGCCGACATAACTACTCACAGCTGATGATGTTCCTGAAGCGGTTCTTGTCCCGGTTCTTCTGGCAGGCCTGGGAATGTTCCTCCCCCAGCAGCTTGGGCAGAGCCTGGGCAGGGAAGAAGTAGATACATTTGAGCACAGACCAAATTACTTAATTATCGGTCTGGAACTTTGACCCCACGTGATCTAGATCAGGAGACTCCACGGCGAGGTCAGTCACGCTTGGCTAAGGTTGTGTTCTCAAGCCGCCCTATTCGACCAACGAAAAGTCTTCCTCCCCCAGCAGTTTGGGCAGAGCCTGGGCAGAAGTTAAAACTCTTGTCAAAAACAATCACAATATAACCAAGTATGTTGAATCTGCCAACCACCAACAATTAGATCCCAATCTCTACAACCCTGCAAGAAACTTTGCATCAGACAAAGATGAAGTCATAGTGTGTTATCAAATGAAACATCCCTATATATTATGCATTTAGTATACCTTTGGGAACATCATTAAAATGTGTTGCAGATGAGACAGAAGTTGACActcatgttgcaaaaaaatacCATTAATTAAGTAGATTGAAGTCTTTACTAGACGTACACTGTAAGAAAGAAACGTTGCCTTTTACACAAATGTACTCGTGGCCTGTAATCGAATGACCGATTCTATTCTGTTTCTTGATAAACTTGAGAAACATGATGACATTTTTGGGGTATTcattattttcaatgttacatgcagatatgcagaaaaaagcattttgagCCATGGTTCTCATCATGGTCTGAATGCCACAACATTAGAGCATATATTCGTGATACTGAATGATAATCGTTGTGAAGTagatgtccttggtgctgaatgccctAATGTGATGCTGTGGTGGTGCTTAACGGCTTTCCAGTGGGTATCATCTTCTAAACTGTGGCAGATTTATGCCCATAGCTACGTTAGAGATTTATAAGGGATCATGATatatgaaatatacattttccgTGATCTAGAAGCAGATATGCAGCATATATGGgtgtgtttgtgcttgtgtgttAGCGTGtgtggtgtatgtgtgtgtatgtttgtgtgtgtatgtgtgtgtgtgtgtgtgtgtgagtgtgtgtgtgtgtgtgtgtgtgtgtgagtgtgtgtgtgtgtgtgtgtctatgtgtgtgtgtgtttgtgtgtatgtgtgtgagtgtgagtgtgtgtgctgAAGATGTGTTGCAGATATTTGCAAGCAGGTGTGTGAGTCCAGATTTTAGGTAGACCTGTAAAAATCGATGCTTTACAGGTTATCATATTCCGATCAGTGGCAAAATTGTGTACGAAACAAGATGGTAAAAGACAACCAGAAGTATACCTAACAACGTGTATACACTTACTTATTGATTGTCTTTTGTTACCTCGTATTCATACGTGAACAGCTTTTCCTCGTTGGCCAGTCTCCGGTTGAATTCTTTCTTCAGCATGGTGATGGGGATGGGCTTGAGGAAGTCCATGATCGCGATGGACGCCGACTCCCTCTTTGATGCCATGCTCCATCCTGTAGGTGGGTACGTGTTCgcacaaatatatcaaagataccgtagaaccaatagtgacAATGGCACGCTAGactcaatatgttgacttattcatatctatatatatccATAAACATTGTATGTCTGTTTATATGTCCTGTAAGTAGTTGATAGGCCAAaaaaagtcgctgtacttttgttgtgtcaataatgttttcctttttgtaTCACATGGATGTTTTGTACTATTGTTAAGCCTGTGTTGCATAAACTTTGTATGTTGCTAAGTTGACTTACCCTTTTCAGAGTTTTATGTTGATTcacgttatttttttcttatgttgTATCGATGTGTGTTGAATATTTGATGTATTATTCTGTTATGATTTCCCTCATGGctacaatgaaaagtggcccgcaggctgatttgagcttttgTGAGTAAATAAAGattcacacaaacaaacaaacaaacaaacaaacaaacaaaaaatcccTTGTCTCTTTAAAAATGAGTCCAATGGAGGCTTAGGATTACCCGTGGCTGTCGAGATTTTGAGCTTTTGACCAGTTTGAGGACTACTAGAAGCATGCTTTAGTTGAGCTAACtcaataattttgattttgtttaacacgTTTCACTTCTAACTAAACTCCGGACTTAGTATTTCAAAGTATCATGTAGTGTCGCAACAGGCGCATTCTCCGTCATGCTCAGACGCATGCTCAGAAAGTTCAAAGATATTAAATGTCATTTGATCGAGTATTTACACTCTTCAACACACTTAATAAGCCAATTATTACAAATACGCATGTCTTCCATCTGTCAAATCAGTATTCATACCAAGAATTAGGTTTGTAGGTAAGGACGCAATGCAGCGACGTCCAATATTTCATGACATCGTAACAATATGAAAACGTAAAAAGATAGGTGATTTATTGTAATTTTGAATCGCACTTGTTTTTGGTAGGCTTGGCAGCGGTCGGAGGCGACCAGGCATTGGACTAGCAGAGCCATGCAAACCATGCAGGGAGGTGGAGCTGTCAGTATCGCGTTTTCTGGAGAGGCTGCTTCTTCTGCAAAACAGGCaagttgaaagttcatctgtgttggtacaaatcattcttgaactagtttaactgtaaccatcatcatcatcatcccataGCTGATttatcagccgtaggggcagcacaacatgttatgctgtatcaatagACATTTTAGTCTCCTgtcggcgcctatctcctctccgggagataactgtaatatccaacacaaacgACTGtcgctgttcagtcaaaaatttgggtgagtccaatttttgtgttgtaaataacagttaaactagttcaaaaAGTTACTATGCTGTTATCCTCTCATGACAGGTGCCGCCATTATCTCATCACCATTATGAATATTATTtgtaattaatttttttcttgtcatggCATTAACATAGTCACCACAGTATGTTAGGAAATGATCGCTAGTGAGAGTATATTCGCTTTTATCAGAGCACTACTTTTAGAGTAtcatatatcatgtacatgaaTTCTTGGTTTTGGAGAGTTGTAAAAACAATAAGTATGATGATGCATTGTAATAAcattgatacaaatgtaattcAAATGAAGTAAGCGAAGAAATCAGCTCACAATTAGCTTTGAtgatgaacacacacacacgcgcacgcgcacatacacacacacatatacacacacacacacatacacacaaacacacatatatatatacacacacacacaaaaacacacacacacaaacacttatacacacacaaacacacacatacatactcgcacgcacgcacgcacacacacatacacatacacaacacacacacacacacacaacacacacacactgaatgTGGTTTACCGGAAGAAGTAGATACTGAAAGCAGCAGCTCCGATCCCAGCCACAGTGATGACTATCCCACTCACCAGCACTGCAGGGAGGAGAACGGTGAACATGTTATGGGGAATCTGGCAATACAGATGAAGTAAACACATACATAAGATATTTACTTATATATAaatctctctcttcctcttcctctccctctctttctccctctctctatatGTATCAGTACCCACTTATCACTCACTCAGTCTCAGTCACGTACTctaactcactcactgactcactcacccactgactcacttactcacttactcactcccctactcactcacccactcactcactcgctcgctcactcactcactcactcgctaactcactcacttaatcactcactcacacacacacacacacacacacacacacacactcactcaatgaatgaatgaatgaaagaatgaatcaatgaatcaatcaatcgctcactcactcactctcaacAACTCATCCCTCATGTAATGGGTATGGcaccaacttgatgaaaataTGTTGACACATTTAAATTAACACACATACCTTTGACCATGGACGAGGCTTCAGTGCCATTGTCTTCGTTGTGACCTGCCATGCAGATGAACCGTTCATCGTCCGAGCTCTGACTCGCCAAGTCAGCGATGGTGAGCTTTGCCTCCAGGTAGGACTCCCCGCCACGTCCACCCCTCTTCTCGACGAcggtgtgtttgttgttgtcatcGCCGGTGAGGACCTTATCACCGAGACGCCAGGTGATGTTGGGCGGGGGGTCGCCTGTTGAGCGGCAGATGACTGTCAGGCTCGGGCCCCCGGTGTTCGCGGAGTTTTTGGATGCTGTCGTATCCAATTCAGTCGGAGTTTCCCTGTTTTGACCTGAAGGGAAACAATGTACGATGGTACGTAAACGTTCAAATTTATGCAGCAGATTTTTACGTGGTCAAGTGCTATAACACATTTCATTGATATTATGAAAGCCCTGATATCCACAAAATAGACTAGGTcttgtagatatacatgtaatggatGAAGCCTCGCACTTACATCAAAACAGTTACATGTCTAATACAGAGTAGGTCAgcatatatatgaatgtgtttagAGTAAACTGGAGTAGTTTGTAAGACTGTGTAAAGGTTAACATTATGCATTTacttgagtgagtgagtgattgtgtgagtgagtgagtgagtgagtgggtgagtgggtgagtgagtgagtgggtgggtgagtgagtgagtgacccTCCTACCTTCCACGCAGCGATAGCCGACCTCCAGGTCCTTTCTCACATGGCCGCAAGAATCCGGTCCCTTCAACAGGAAGCTTGAAGTGGCGAT
This genomic window contains:
- the LOC118416213 gene encoding uncharacterized protein LOC118416213, with the translated sequence MGRAFCTVSTVLLTLLLFIPSTLPGRLVNEKTPTQAGITDHVKTVECRDPVHLSCDRGVLLIRSINYLGHRAWPYSRSPSTADLRKKCDGKRYCFEPLRDCFRRDEYKVSYSCKDVEDDPCKKKPCEHGACVAKSGHYTCDCERGWTGKNCNDRKTDCHSTCENGICERVPWYPYGLSSSYRCECDRGWSGQNCDQETDPCRRNPCQNGACIPTDRGRRYSCVCDPGWTGKNCDQQTDPCEGNPCDQGVCIADGAGYTCNCRPGWTGKNCNLRIDFCKGNLCLHGTCENQNDGYKCKCFSGWSGGYCRQDINECYAKPCHFGTCVNTEGGYSCRCDHGWTGQNCTKAAGDKMTMYLGHGSRGRLVCPHGVLDVVSAQYRRDPAHGCQGQPKACLACDDHHLDQPAKTSVRGRCNGRWYCDVIATSSFLLKGPDSCGHVRKDLEVGYRCVEGQNRETPTELDTTASKNSANTGGPSLTVICRSTGDPPPNITWRLGDKVLTGDDNNKHTVVEKRGGRGGESYLEAKLTIADLASQSSDDERFICMAGHNEDNGTEASSMVKVLVSGIVITVAGIGAAAFSIYFFRRSSLSRKRDTDSSTSLHGLHGSASPMPGRLRPLPSLPKTRWSMASKRESASIAIMDFLKPIPITMLKKEFNRRLANEEKLFTYEYEALPKLLGEEHSQACQKNRDKNRFRNIISYDHSRVILSLVGGDPRSDYINASYIDGYKEEKKYIATQGPMQNTVQDFWRMVWETRSSTILMLSNLVENCQNKVCKYWSETDMMTYGEFHVVLTDTEKMDFYIARTFLLTKDNVTARREVTQFHFLAWPDFGVPDDPTDLLKFHQIVMKSVCPRPQNHPIVVHCSAGVGRTGTFITIDAMLEMMAVEKQVDVFGYVSKMRRNRSFMVQAKAQYVFIYQALLDSHLREELKQRKWKLWPPSAVISQIKMATARRNSEDARAQKGENEI